One Paenibacillus sp. FSL H7-0737 DNA segment encodes these proteins:
- a CDS encoding 3'-5' exoribonuclease YhaM family protein, translated as MTQIKQLAPQDEFVGFYLLRELAIKQTNGTPPKDYFDLVLGDSSGQLSAKYWDASTTDKETFFPMALVKVRGIAHTYREKLQIKVTKIRLVNDEDGVALTDFIRSAPIRPVDLIHTIKGVMASITDPEIASIVSFCVSKVEEKLMHYPAAKTHHHAYFAGLAYHMVRMLEIGDFLCKQRPFLNPDLMKAGIILHDIAKPEEMISQLGIVSEYSVQGKLIGHISMASNWITEAAIRLDIDLNSEKVLALQHLVLSHHNLGEWGSPVQPQTAEAVALHHIDAMDAKLQMVEDALDTTPETEEWTPFIRGLENKAVYRMKI; from the coding sequence ATGACACAAATTAAACAGCTCGCTCCACAGGATGAATTTGTTGGCTTTTATCTCTTAAGAGAGCTAGCGATCAAACAAACGAACGGTACTCCTCCAAAGGATTATTTCGACCTAGTCTTGGGGGATTCCAGTGGACAATTGTCTGCGAAATATTGGGATGCCAGTACAACCGATAAAGAAACCTTTTTTCCTATGGCACTGGTGAAGGTTCGCGGGATTGCGCACACTTATCGTGAGAAATTGCAAATCAAAGTAACCAAAATCAGATTGGTGAACGATGAGGATGGCGTTGCGCTAACGGATTTTATTCGCTCCGCTCCTATTCGTCCAGTAGACCTTATTCATACGATTAAAGGGGTTATGGCAAGCATCACAGATCCGGAGATTGCCTCGATTGTCTCCTTTTGTGTAAGCAAAGTGGAAGAGAAATTGATGCATTATCCGGCTGCCAAAACGCATCACCACGCTTATTTTGCCGGACTTGCTTATCATATGGTTCGCATGCTGGAGATCGGGGATTTTCTGTGCAAGCAGCGTCCGTTCCTGAATCCAGATTTAATGAAGGCTGGAATTATTCTGCATGATATCGCGAAGCCGGAGGAGATGATCTCTCAGCTCGGAATTGTCTCAGAATATAGCGTTCAGGGGAAGTTGATTGGTCATATCTCGATGGCATCTAACTGGATTACAGAAGCGGCCATCCGCTTAGACATTGATTTGAATTCGGAGAAGGTTCTGGCGTTACAGCATCTCGTATTATCACACCATAACCTGGGCGAATGGGGCAGTCCTGTTCAGCCGCAAACGGCTGAGGCCGTAGCGCTGCATCATATTGATGCGATGGATGCGAAGCTGCAGATGGTCGAGGATGCGCTGGATACCACACCAGAAACGGAAGAATGGACGCCATTCATCAGAGGACTGGAGAATAAAGCAGTTTATCGGATGAAGATCTAG
- a CDS encoding DNA-3-methyladenine glycosylase family protein — translation MGAVITKFFEYGQAEIDYLGSVDPVLGAAMARMGKVERVIIPDLFTALIYAIVGQLISVKAVRTIWTRMQVQFGEITPQQLAIHTADEIQGCGMTMKKAVCIHDISKLIADGEFKLEELYGLSDQEVIQRLMKLKGIGKWTAEMMLINCMERPDVVSWGDIAIRRGMMKLYGLDTLTKKQFEQYRLRYSPHGSVASIYLWEISFQ, via the coding sequence TTGGGAGCTGTAATCACTAAATTTTTTGAATATGGGCAAGCAGAAATCGATTACCTCGGAAGTGTGGACCCAGTGCTAGGTGCGGCGATGGCGCGAATGGGGAAAGTGGAACGTGTGATTATTCCGGATCTTTTCACTGCGCTTATCTATGCCATAGTAGGTCAGCTAATATCAGTCAAAGCGGTTCGAACTATCTGGACAAGAATGCAGGTTCAATTCGGAGAAATAACTCCTCAGCAGCTAGCTATACACACGGCGGATGAGATTCAGGGTTGCGGCATGACGATGAAAAAGGCGGTTTGCATTCATGATATTTCCAAGCTGATTGCTGATGGGGAGTTTAAGCTGGAGGAATTATATGGATTGTCCGATCAAGAGGTTATTCAAAGACTCATGAAGTTAAAAGGCATTGGTAAGTGGACAGCAGAGATGATGTTAATTAATTGTATGGAGCGCCCAGATGTAGTCAGTTGGGGAGATATCGCCATTCGTCGCGGCATGATGAAGCTGTATGGGCTTGATACGCTTACCAAAAAGCAATTCGAACAATACCGTCTCAGGTACTCACCACACGGTTCGGTAGCTTCCATATATTTATGGGAGATTTCATTTCAATAA
- a CDS encoding vWA domain-containing protein yields the protein MLSEEKNVLSNIDLRKKIVQITLEKKKLTGVTARVGIVLDITGSMRSLYANGTVQEVVERILAVACKFDDNQSLDVWVYDTEFSRLPPVTEQELGSYVFTHIMNNNTIHKFGRNNEPPVMEDIIKKYTEEEPDSTPVFIIFINDGGVVKPTKKVIMAASVQPIFWQFVGIGNSDFEVLMQLDTMKGRLVDNANFIHLDRIEQVTDEELYDQLLNEFPTWLKAAKEKRIIRA from the coding sequence ATTCTTTCGGAAGAGAAGAACGTGCTATCCAACATTGACTTACGAAAAAAGATTGTCCAGATCACCTTAGAAAAAAAGAAGTTGACTGGTGTAACAGCGAGAGTAGGAATCGTACTGGACATTACAGGCTCGATGAGAAGCCTTTATGCGAATGGGACAGTGCAAGAAGTGGTAGAGCGTATTTTAGCTGTTGCCTGTAAATTCGATGATAACCAGTCACTGGATGTATGGGTCTACGATACCGAGTTCAGTCGCTTACCACCTGTGACAGAGCAGGAATTAGGAAGTTATGTGTTTACACATATTATGAATAATAATACAATCCATAAATTTGGCCGTAATAATGAACCACCAGTAATGGAGGATATCATTAAAAAATACACAGAAGAAGAGCCGGATTCTACACCGGTATTTATTATTTTCATCAACGATGGTGGTGTCGTGAAGCCTACTAAGAAGGTGATTATGGCGGCTTCTGTTCAACCGATTTTCTGGCAGTTTGTAGGGATTGGAAATTCCGATTTCGAAGTCTTAATGCAACTTGATACCATGAAGGGGCGTTTGGTGGATAACGCTAATTTTATTCATCTGGATCGGATTGAACAAGTGACGGATGAAGAGCTTTACGATCAGCTACTAAATGAATTTCCCACATGGCTAAAAGCAGCAAAGGAAAAGCGAATTATTCGAGCATAA
- a CDS encoding DNA alkylation repair protein, whose protein sequence is MDKTIKEKLVELADADYQKFSAALLPTIDNVIGVRLPELRKLAKTIAKGDWRAYLEHADSDFFEEVMLQGMVLGYVKADPEEILHYIADFIPKIDNWSVCDSFCTGLKFTLKNKEQMWDFIVPYLLSDKEYEIRFAVVMMLNFFIEEAYISRILQLLDKVRHEGYYVKMAVSWALSMCYVKLPAATIDYLRTNTLDDFTYNKALQKITESYRVDPESKKMIRGMKRNRKTSPLYSSVAEK, encoded by the coding sequence GTGGACAAAACAATAAAGGAAAAGCTAGTGGAGTTGGCAGATGCGGATTACCAGAAGTTTTCTGCGGCTTTACTTCCGACGATCGATAATGTGATAGGAGTCAGGCTGCCGGAGCTGCGTAAACTCGCCAAAACCATTGCAAAGGGTGACTGGAGAGCCTATTTGGAGCACGCCGACTCTGATTTTTTTGAAGAGGTAATGCTGCAAGGTATGGTACTTGGTTATGTGAAGGCAGATCCTGAAGAAATTCTGCATTATATTGCGGACTTTATTCCTAAAATCGATAACTGGTCGGTATGTGATAGCTTTTGCACAGGGCTGAAGTTTACCTTGAAGAATAAAGAGCAGATGTGGGACTTTATAGTGCCGTATCTGTTATCTGACAAAGAATATGAGATTCGATTTGCGGTAGTAATGATGCTTAATTTCTTTATTGAAGAAGCGTACATCAGTCGGATTCTACAACTACTCGATAAGGTCAGACATGAGGGGTATTATGTGAAAATGGCGGTTTCTTGGGCGCTATCGATGTGTTATGTGAAGCTGCCTGCGGCTACGATAGATTATTTGAGAACTAACACTTTAGATGATTTCACCTATAACAAAGCTTTGCAGAAAATCACAGAGTCTTACCGAGTAGATCCGGAATCGAAAAAAATGATTCGCGGGATGAAGAGGAATAGAAAAACAAGCCCCTTATATAGCTCAGTAGCTGAGAAATAA
- a CDS encoding PspC domain-containing protein, with protein sequence MKKLYRSRSDQKISGVCGGLASWSGIDATILRLVTVAAALFSFGTVLIFYFIASIIVPKEPFGSFSDGHDFY encoded by the coding sequence ATGAAAAAATTATATCGTTCCAGAAGTGACCAAAAGATTAGTGGTGTATGCGGAGGTCTTGCCAGTTGGTCAGGCATCGATGCCACAATTCTCCGTCTCGTAACGGTTGCTGCAGCACTTTTCAGCTTCGGTACCGTACTTATCTTTTACTTTATCGCCAGCATCATCGTCCCTAAAGAACCTTTTGGCAGCTTTTCGGATGGACATGATTTCTATTAA
- a CDS encoding 3'-5' exonuclease: protein MDFIAIDFETANSSRSSACALGLVEVKDGVITAEHSWLIDPQQRFDGMNISIHGITPSMVIGQPTFHELWPTVEPLLHGRIVVAHNAAFDMSVLRYCLDGMSISYPSFQYLCTYLLGKKILPELPSHKLNVVSEHFGIELKHHDALDDARAAALVLLMLMERESHLDPLLLSSSQGYTSGTMFAGGYTPFSARKSKPAKKPVNNQRTKNFYL, encoded by the coding sequence ATGGACTTTATAGCAATTGACTTTGAAACGGCGAATTCCAGTCGATCCAGCGCCTGTGCTTTGGGACTTGTGGAAGTTAAAGATGGCGTAATCACGGCAGAACATTCTTGGCTGATCGATCCGCAACAGCGGTTTGACGGCATGAACATTTCGATACATGGCATCACCCCCTCCATGGTAATCGGTCAGCCTACTTTCCACGAATTGTGGCCCACCGTTGAACCTTTGCTGCACGGACGAATCGTTGTAGCGCACAATGCCGCTTTTGATATGAGTGTACTGCGGTATTGCCTCGATGGGATGTCCATAAGCTATCCGAGCTTTCAATACTTATGTACTTATTTACTAGGCAAAAAAATACTGCCCGAGCTTCCCTCTCATAAACTTAATGTAGTCTCCGAGCATTTCGGCATTGAGCTGAAGCACCATGACGCTCTCGATGACGCGCGCGCTGCTGCCTTGGTTCTATTAATGCTTATGGAGCGAGAATCACATCTTGACCCGCTTTTGCTCTCCAGCAGCCAAGGATATACTAGCGGAACAATGTTTGCTGGTGGATACACTCCTTTTTCTGCTCGAAAGAGTAAACCTGCTAAGAAACCTGTGAACAATCAAAGAACGAAAAACTTCTATTTGTAA
- a CDS encoding IDEAL domain-containing protein, protein MIRLETQDILNISMKQIATIFKMKPLELRFVTDFQGEKYLLTNDKLHLSNQQYWAKVMECVFDDHVRPVLMCEVLYFLRNEFLESDIKICFSYDYAEDGNGEATATAEVSFNDSADLQPSEIAELIDFALTLQDKQWFHELTTKYKQLTA, encoded by the coding sequence ATGATCAGACTAGAAACGCAAGACATTCTGAATATTAGCATGAAGCAAATTGCTACTATTTTTAAAATGAAGCCGCTTGAGCTGAGATTTGTCACTGATTTTCAGGGTGAGAAATATCTCTTAACCAATGATAAGCTACACCTCAGCAATCAGCAGTACTGGGCGAAGGTTATGGAATGTGTCTTTGATGATCATGTTAGACCTGTGCTAATGTGTGAGGTGTTATATTTCCTGCGTAACGAATTTCTGGAAAGTGATATCAAGATATGCTTCTCTTATGATTATGCAGAGGATGGGAATGGAGAAGCCACTGCAACCGCTGAAGTATCTTTTAATGATTCAGCTGATTTGCAGCCGAGTGAGATTGCCGAGCTGATCGACTTTGCATTGACCTTACAGGACAAGCAATGGTTCCATGAACTCACTACTAAATATAAGCAGCTTACAGCATAA
- a CDS encoding PspA/IM30 family protein: MSLFKRISTLTKAALHEGLNKLENPVLLTGQYLRDLENEIATAERNERDLKVTASVLERRKQEYTQLIEQSEAEAVQAVEQGNEERARLALMAKLRYTEQLDESINTQAQTQQSLAELEINIARAKEEREHLKAKRTELIARAQQATETLSSAPYSNSVKGPNVGTASRGFERMEEKIFEWEALAENSKYKSNSSAGSSIDPNLRSAVDDEIERIRNRKINTDKK, encoded by the coding sequence ATGAGTTTATTTAAAAGAATTTCCACCCTTACTAAAGCTGCCCTACACGAAGGTCTGAACAAATTAGAAAACCCAGTGCTACTGACGGGTCAGTATCTACGCGATCTTGAGAACGAAATAGCTACGGCAGAACGCAATGAACGTGATTTAAAAGTTACAGCGAGTGTATTGGAACGCCGTAAGCAAGAATATACTCAGCTGATAGAGCAAAGCGAAGCTGAAGCCGTTCAGGCGGTTGAGCAAGGAAATGAAGAAAGAGCACGCCTTGCACTCATGGCCAAGCTGCGGTATACAGAACAGCTGGATGAGAGTATCAATACTCAGGCACAAACTCAGCAATCCCTGGCAGAGCTGGAGATCAACATCGCTAGAGCTAAAGAAGAGCGCGAACATCTTAAAGCGAAAAGAACTGAGCTTATCGCTCGTGCTCAGCAAGCTACAGAAACACTAAGCTCGGCTCCTTATAGCAACAGTGTAAAAGGACCGAATGTGGGTACCGCTTCACGTGGCTTCGAACGAATGGAAGAGAAAATTTTCGAGTGGGAAGCATTGGCTGAAAACTCCAAGTATAAATCCAACTCAAGTGCAGGCTCGTCCATTGATCCCAACCTCCGTAGTGCTGTTGATGATGAAATTGAACGTATCCGCAACCGGAAAATCAATACCGACAAAAAATAA
- the hemH gene encoding ferrochelatase codes for MNKQPPIGVILAQIGTPTAPTAKAVRPYLKRFLSDRRIIDYSPMLWQPLLRGVILRTRPRRSAELYRQIWTTEGSPLLFHSLAQRSGLQALLGSRYQVELGLAYSEPSMEQAMNTLEANGITRIIIVPLFPQYSSTTTASVFDQASFAALGRQSSTGPVTKRLIPALRFMDAYYNEPGYISAMKSHLLQQIELLSSNPDFFVLTFHGIPKRYADTGDPYPEQCMETARLLASAMNWEPERWQLTFQSRFGREEWVGPSTADVLGKLAERGIHKPLIFSPGLVTDCLETLHELAIEGREQFEAGGGHAEDFTAIACLNNHEDWLHFLTQHVERNAMGW; via the coding sequence TTGAACAAACAGCCACCTATTGGAGTCATTCTCGCCCAAATTGGCACACCTACTGCACCTACTGCAAAGGCGGTACGTCCTTATCTGAAACGTTTTTTATCCGACCGCCGAATCATAGATTATTCACCAATGCTCTGGCAGCCTTTGCTGCGAGGCGTTATTTTGCGTACACGTCCTCGGCGGTCGGCTGAGCTGTACAGACAAATCTGGACAACAGAAGGCTCACCTTTACTCTTCCACTCATTAGCTCAGCGATCTGGTTTGCAAGCGCTTCTAGGCTCACGGTATCAAGTAGAGCTTGGCTTAGCATATAGCGAACCAAGTATGGAACAAGCGATGAACACATTGGAAGCTAACGGAATCACACGCATCATCATTGTGCCGCTATTCCCGCAATATTCGTCTACTACGACGGCATCTGTCTTCGATCAAGCGAGTTTTGCTGCACTAGGACGCCAAAGCTCCACTGGACCGGTAACAAAGCGCCTTATTCCTGCTCTCAGATTTATGGATGCTTATTATAATGAACCCGGTTATATTTCAGCCATGAAGTCGCATTTACTGCAGCAAATAGAACTTCTGAGCTCTAATCCTGATTTTTTCGTACTGACCTTTCACGGGATCCCCAAACGATATGCAGATACAGGCGATCCCTATCCGGAGCAATGTATGGAAACTGCGCGTCTTCTCGCTTCAGCTATGAATTGGGAGCCTGAACGCTGGCAGCTTACTTTTCAATCACGCTTCGGACGCGAAGAATGGGTAGGTCCCTCTACAGCAGATGTTTTGGGAAAGCTAGCGGAACGCGGAATTCATAAACCTTTGATTTTCTCACCGGGACTTGTAACGGATTGTCTGGAAACGCTGCACGAGCTAGCCATAGAAGGGCGCGAGCAATTTGAGGCTGGAGGAGGACATGCTGAAGACTTCACTGCAATCGCCTGCTTGAATAATCATGAGGACTGGCTTCATTTTTTAACTCAGCATGTTGAACGAAATGCCATGGGCTGGTAA
- a CDS encoding zinc ribbon domain-containing protein yields the protein MSFFNKVKAGVSEAGNKAKTVVEINRLKLQNNSKQNDIDQQYQVMGKLLFEAVTQGAGPLPSEQIEKNISRILELKSEIEVNLQQIAGLSDVKQCKACGGNVAIEARFCPSCGSTFEVSNEPIRDVTPSSITLDKKE from the coding sequence ATGAGCTTTTTTAACAAGGTAAAGGCAGGCGTGAGCGAGGCTGGCAATAAAGCAAAGACAGTGGTGGAGATCAATCGTTTGAAATTACAGAACAACAGCAAGCAGAATGACATTGACCAGCAGTATCAGGTAATGGGTAAACTGTTGTTTGAAGCTGTAACACAAGGAGCAGGACCATTGCCGAGTGAGCAGATCGAGAAGAATATTTCCCGTATTCTTGAACTGAAATCGGAGATTGAGGTCAATTTGCAGCAAATTGCGGGGTTGTCCGATGTGAAGCAGTGTAAAGCATGCGGTGGCAATGTGGCAATCGAGGCTCGCTTTTGTCCGAGTTGTGGATCAACTTTTGAAGTGTCAAATGAACCTATTCGTGATGTAACACCATCATCGATTACATTGGATAAGAAGGAATAA
- a CDS encoding FMN-binding protein, with product MKKLISLTVSAAILLAPFAYTLNVPALNLKVDAVSAASEEADAPAAKPTAKPAATAKPVATPKATAKPVATPKPTAKPVETPKATVKPVATPKATAAPAATTKPATTPKATAAPAATVVPAVPAATVKPVPTALPVTVKENVYQDGVYVAYGDAYSKGTEGAKIEIKDGKITSIDLLRTSPKLIDRDARNNYSALWQAYGLMTNKLIGKTRDGAAAVDAVSGATRSSNGWKLSVDRAFERALTVKDTDAVYFDGVHMGIDPTGKYAVFATYESNKLTAVKVYPLNSAGDFVDEKAYTAEQSAAVAAITPALLAKGTAAEPVAGLEADFKAAINAFWDAEQNAKINNTSAYVDGFYSSYGTARSVGVERADIVIRNGKLVDVKLFRLGNNLIDRGATAYAEVVKANAPMTAKLLANGSYFANYDEKVDGISGATESSHGWNQAVERAFEKALKVPDEVKYFDGKFAGVDNQSKVLLLIDVASDAVTNIKLSLFGADGKLIADDKLSAEQKSLVGTLTSGLLEKGVQMSDITGQEELSAAAKAALTDALTNASKVQGTYKDGTFTAFGDAYDKGTNRADVTLRNGKIVNVALYRVGMNLVDRGKAAYPEVVKAIPQLTSSFLAAGTREAVQDVDAVSGATSSSVALKTAVDRAYGKAEIVEANKAAYFDGIFIGVSADKLVNVMTYVEHGVPVKMLVYYLDKNGSTRTVNQLTDAELAVKSEIESTSTGYSLHKYGYRAAAFGNNDAEKEVSAKVVEAIKSALESAGK from the coding sequence TTGAAAAAACTAATTTCTTTAACGGTTAGCGCGGCAATATTGTTAGCGCCATTTGCTTACACACTTAATGTGCCTGCTTTGAACTTGAAGGTGGATGCAGTATCCGCAGCTTCTGAAGAAGCGGATGCACCAGCAGCTAAACCAACAGCAAAACCAGCAGCAACAGCAAAACCAGTAGCAACACCAAAAGCAACAGCAAAACCAGTAGCAACACCAAAGCCAACAGCAAAACCAGTAGAAACACCGAAAGCAACGGTAAAACCAGTAGCAACACCAAAGGCAACAGCGGCACCAGCAGCAACGACAAAACCTGCTACAACGCCAAAAGCAACCGCTGCTCCAGCGGCTACAGTAGTTCCAGCAGTTCCAGCAGCGACTGTTAAGCCTGTGCCTACAGCATTACCGGTTACAGTAAAGGAAAATGTATATCAAGATGGAGTTTACGTAGCGTATGGCGATGCATACTCCAAAGGTACCGAAGGCGCTAAGATCGAAATTAAAGATGGGAAAATTACTAGCATCGATCTCCTGAGAACCAGCCCTAAGCTGATCGACAGAGATGCTCGTAACAATTATAGCGCTTTATGGCAAGCTTATGGATTGATGACGAATAAATTGATTGGCAAGACAAGAGATGGAGCAGCTGCAGTAGATGCTGTTTCCGGAGCAACACGCTCTAGTAATGGATGGAAATTGTCTGTAGACAGAGCGTTTGAAAGAGCTCTAACAGTGAAAGATACAGATGCAGTTTACTTTGATGGTGTTCATATGGGCATAGATCCTACAGGTAAATATGCAGTATTTGCAACCTACGAATCCAATAAGCTCACAGCTGTTAAAGTGTACCCGCTGAACAGTGCTGGTGATTTCGTGGATGAGAAGGCCTACACAGCTGAGCAATCCGCAGCAGTTGCAGCTATAACACCAGCATTGCTGGCTAAAGGAACAGCTGCAGAGCCTGTTGCAGGACTCGAAGCCGACTTTAAGGCTGCGATTAATGCTTTTTGGGATGCTGAGCAGAATGCAAAGATTAATAATACTTCTGCTTATGTAGACGGATTCTATTCCTCTTATGGGACTGCAAGAAGTGTTGGTGTTGAAAGAGCTGACATCGTGATCCGCAACGGTAAGCTAGTGGATGTGAAGCTGTTCAGACTTGGGAACAACCTCATTGACAGAGGTGCAACGGCTTATGCAGAAGTTGTAAAAGCTAATGCTCCGATGACAGCTAAGTTGCTTGCTAATGGATCTTACTTCGCTAACTATGATGAGAAAGTAGATGGAATTTCTGGCGCTACAGAAAGCAGTCACGGTTGGAACCAAGCCGTAGAAAGAGCTTTCGAAAAAGCACTGAAAGTTCCAGATGAAGTTAAATATTTTGACGGAAAATTCGCAGGTGTAGATAACCAATCTAAAGTATTACTGCTTATTGATGTTGCTTCAGATGCAGTTACAAACATTAAATTAAGCTTGTTCGGAGCTGATGGCAAGCTGATCGCTGATGACAAACTAAGTGCAGAACAAAAATCGCTGGTGGGTACACTTACTTCAGGATTACTTGAAAAAGGTGTGCAAATGTCCGATATCACAGGTCAAGAAGAGCTATCCGCAGCTGCCAAAGCTGCTCTGACTGATGCTTTGACTAACGCATCCAAAGTTCAAGGAACCTATAAAGACGGAACCTTCACTGCATTTGGTGATGCCTATGATAAAGGAACAAACAGAGCAGACGTTACACTGCGTAACGGTAAGATCGTAAATGTTGCTTTGTATCGTGTAGGAATGAATCTTGTGGATAGAGGCAAAGCTGCTTACCCAGAGGTGGTAAAAGCAATTCCGCAATTGACTTCTAGCTTCCTTGCAGCAGGTACTAGAGAAGCTGTGCAAGATGTAGATGCTGTTTCCGGTGCAACTAGTAGTAGTGTAGCTCTCAAGACTGCGGTGGATAGAGCATACGGGAAAGCTGAAATTGTTGAAGCTAACAAAGCGGCTTACTTCGATGGAATCTTCATTGGTGTAAGTGCTGATAAGCTTGTAAATGTTATGACGTATGTAGAACATGGTGTTCCTGTTAAAATGCTCGTTTACTATTTAGATAAAAACGGAAGTACAAGAACGGTCAACCAGTTGACTGACGCTGAGCTGGCTGTGAAGAGCGAGATTGAGTCGACTTCAACGGGCTATAGCTTACACAAGTATGGATATCGCGCAGCAGCCTTCGGAAATAATGATGCTGAGAAAGAAGTATCTGCTAAAGTGGTAGAAGCTATTAAATCAGCGCTTGAATCCGCTGGTAAATAA